The following proteins are co-located in the Deltaproteobacteria bacterium genome:
- a CDS encoding enoyl-CoA hydratase/isomerase family protein: MSFVSIEKPLPHVSLIVMNRPERLNAMSFDTVVPLYDAINEVGADNDTWVAVLTGAGRGFCSGLDLEDHGMPPGCEGLTMARIAIRAMEFMSNLVPRLRAIPQPVIAAVNGPAYGGGMCLTLGADIRIAGASATFRGAGINNGLTGTELGVSWLLPRLLGAAPAWDIILSGREVDAAEALRLGLVSRVVPDAELRATALALAEQMCGYSPHGLAMTKKVLWSNLETGSLEAAIDLENRNQLLVRLTTQNLQEAITARKHKRPPRFED; the protein is encoded by the coding sequence ATGTCGTTCGTGAGTATCGAGAAACCTCTCCCGCATGTGAGCCTGATTGTGATGAACCGTCCCGAGCGGTTGAACGCGATGTCGTTCGACACCGTGGTGCCGCTTTACGACGCAATCAACGAAGTCGGTGCCGACAACGACACCTGGGTCGCGGTGCTGACCGGCGCGGGCCGCGGCTTTTGCTCCGGCCTCGACCTGGAAGATCACGGGATGCCGCCGGGATGCGAGGGGCTTACGATGGCGCGGATTGCGATTCGCGCGATGGAGTTCATGTCCAATCTGGTGCCGAGGCTGCGCGCGATTCCGCAGCCGGTGATCGCGGCGGTGAATGGGCCGGCCTACGGTGGCGGCATGTGCCTCACGCTCGGCGCCGACATTCGCATCGCTGGCGCGTCGGCGACCTTCCGCGGCGCCGGCATCAACAACGGCCTCACCGGCACCGAGTTGGGCGTGAGCTGGTTGCTGCCGCGCTTGCTCGGTGCGGCGCCCGCGTGGGACATCATCCTCAGCGGCCGCGAAGTCGATGCCGCCGAGGCGCTGCGGCTCGGCCTCGTGTCACGCGTGGTGCCGGATGCGGAACTGCGCGCTACAGCGCTCGCTCTCGCCGAGCAAATGTGCGGCTACAGTCCGCACGGTCTCGCCATGACGAAGAAAGTGCTGTGGTCCAATCTCGAGACCGGCAGCCTGGAGGCCGCCATCGATCTAGAGAACCGCAACCAACTCCTCGTGCGGCTGACGACGCAGAACCTGCAAGAGGCGATCACCGCTCGCAAGCACAAGCGGCCACCACGTTTCGAGGACTGA
- a CDS encoding GNAT family N-acetyltransferase — MDPRYTIATARPQDIRALAAIERAAAILLHGHAPASVLDETTNESDFREAQADGHLWVALADGTPIGFALIELLAEDLPHLEEIDVHPQHGRRGVGTALMRTVCGWVAQSGYSELTLTTFRAVSWNMPFYSRLGFEEVPANELRPELAAVVLNEAARGLDPQRRVAMRYRVRRPGGTPRAAQV, encoded by the coding sequence ATGGACCCTCGCTACACGATCGCTACTGCCCGTCCGCAGGATATTCGCGCGCTCGCTGCAATCGAGCGCGCCGCGGCCATTCTCCTTCACGGCCATGCTCCAGCGTCGGTCCTAGACGAAACGACCAACGAGAGCGACTTCCGCGAGGCGCAGGCCGACGGCCACCTCTGGGTTGCCCTCGCCGATGGCACGCCGATCGGGTTCGCCTTGATTGAGCTGCTCGCTGAGGACTTGCCGCATCTCGAAGAAATTGACGTCCACCCTCAACACGGCCGGCGCGGCGTTGGGACCGCGCTCATGCGAACGGTGTGCGGGTGGGTTGCGCAGTCGGGCTATTCCGAACTGACCCTTACCACCTTTCGCGCCGTATCTTGGAATATGCCCTTTTACTCCCGGCTCGGCTTCGAGGAGGTACCGGCCAACGAATTGCGGCCCGAGCTGGCCGCGGTTGTTCTAAACGAAGCGGCCCGCGGTCTCGATCCCCAACGTCGGGTGGCGATGAGATACCGAGTGCGACGCCCAGGCGGTACACCGCGTGCAGCCCAAGTATGA
- the malQ gene encoding 4-alpha-glucanotransferase, producing the protein MPRPSPYDRCAGFVVPLFSLRSGRDAGIGEILDLVPLVKWAASFGQRVVQLLPITETVPGEASPYNALSAFAIDPLYLSLHAVPHAPSVVPIDGDTGPLPRSAIRAAKLEALAEAFDTFQSTGRSAARKRLGTFLDTNRDWLDDYALYQALKESFGASAWEEWPEALKRREPQALAQAAARLAARIEFFRYVQWQAAEQWQRVRRAAAAQAVRLMGDLPFVIGRDSADVWARQDEFDPTCSVGAPPDDFSESGQSWNLPMYNWPRVRATNFAWWRRRAQHAATLYDLFRIDHIIGFFRSYAIPHDPARPRGFVPAAEPEQQQQGEAFLSAVIEASGDAVPIAEDLGTVPDWVRATLHRRGIPGYKVFRWERANGTFCDPRTYDQLSVATTGTHDTGTLVEWWRGLAPADRTAALAALGIAANVESPTLAAAVYSRIIASLYEAGSALVILPIQDLFGWPDRINVPDTPSNQNWNWRMPVSVEQLADAPELRAATAALRQAAVATGRTRES; encoded by the coding sequence ATGCCGCGACCATCGCCGTACGATCGCTGCGCGGGGTTCGTGGTTCCGCTGTTTTCGTTGCGCAGCGGCCGCGACGCCGGCATCGGCGAGATTCTCGATCTCGTGCCGCTAGTGAAGTGGGCCGCCAGTTTTGGGCAGCGTGTCGTACAACTGTTGCCGATCACCGAGACCGTGCCCGGCGAGGCGAGTCCGTACAACGCGCTCAGCGCGTTCGCCATCGACCCCCTCTACCTCAGTCTGCACGCCGTCCCGCATGCGCCGAGCGTTGTACCGATCGACGGCGACACCGGACCGCTGCCGCGCAGTGCCATCCGCGCGGCCAAGCTAGAAGCGCTCGCGGAGGCCTTCGATACATTTCAAAGCACGGGACGGTCCGCCGCGCGGAAGCGATTGGGGACGTTCCTCGACACCAATCGCGATTGGCTCGACGACTACGCGCTCTATCAAGCGTTGAAAGAGTCGTTTGGCGCGAGTGCCTGGGAGGAGTGGCCCGAAGCGTTGAAGCGGCGCGAACCGCAGGCGTTGGCGCAAGCGGCGGCTCGCTTGGCGGCGCGCATCGAGTTCTTCCGCTACGTGCAATGGCAAGCGGCCGAGCAGTGGCAGCGCGTGCGCCGCGCGGCGGCGGCGCAGGCGGTGCGGCTGATGGGCGATCTGCCGTTCGTCATCGGGCGCGACAGCGCCGACGTGTGGGCGCGGCAAGATGAGTTCGATCCCACCTGCTCGGTCGGTGCGCCGCCCGACGACTTCAGCGAATCCGGACAGAGCTGGAACCTGCCGATGTACAATTGGCCACGCGTACGCGCGACCAACTTCGCGTGGTGGCGTCGCCGCGCCCAGCACGCGGCGACGCTCTACGATCTCTTTCGCATCGATCACATCATCGGCTTCTTCCGCAGCTACGCGATCCCGCATGACCCCGCTCGGCCGCGCGGGTTCGTTCCGGCCGCCGAACCCGAGCAACAACAGCAGGGCGAGGCGTTTCTCAGCGCCGTCATTGAAGCCAGCGGAGACGCAGTGCCGATCGCGGAGGACCTTGGCACCGTGCCTGATTGGGTGCGTGCGACGCTGCATCGTCGTGGGATTCCCGGCTACAAGGTGTTCCGCTGGGAGCGGGCGAACGGTACGTTCTGCGATCCGCGTACGTACGATCAGTTGTCGGTTGCAACCACCGGTACGCACGACACCGGCACGCTCGTCGAGTGGTGGAGAGGACTCGCCCCGGCTGATCGCACGGCCGCGCTGGCCGCGTTGGGTATCGCCGCGAATGTCGAATCACCCACGCTCGCCGCGGCGGTGTACTCGCGCATCATCGCGAGCCTGTACGAAGCAGGTTCCGCACTCGTGATCCTTCCGATCCAGGATCTCTTTGGGTGGCCGGACCGCATCAACGTACCCGACACGCCGAGCAATCAGAACTGGAACTGGCGCATGCCCGTATCAGTGGAACAGTTGGCTGACGCTCCGGAGCTGCGCGCAGCGACAGCAGCTCTACGACAAGCCGCCGTCGCAACCGGCCGCACGCGCGAGTCGTGA
- a CDS encoding GFA family protein, whose product MNKSHVEGGCLCGSIRYQGEGEPSNLTLYHCRSCRKATGSPIIAWVTFPASGFSFVSGTPTEYRSSPKVVRAFCAACGTPLTYRHANYPSSVDVTTCSLDDPESFAPTDHTFFSHRLRWLRVNDHLPARSDRS is encoded by the coding sequence ATGAACAAATCGCACGTTGAAGGCGGATGTCTGTGCGGCTCGATCCGCTATCAAGGTGAGGGCGAACCAAGCAACCTCACCTTGTACCACTGCCGCAGTTGTCGGAAGGCCACGGGGTCACCGATCATCGCGTGGGTGACCTTTCCGGCAAGCGGCTTCTCGTTTGTGTCCGGCACACCGACCGAGTACCGCTCGTCGCCCAAGGTTGTCCGTGCCTTCTGCGCAGCGTGCGGCACACCGCTCACGTATCGACACGCAAACTATCCGTCCTCAGTTGACGTGACCACGTGCAGCCTCGACGATCCCGAGTCGTTCGCCCCAACCGACCATACCTTCTTCAGCCATCGACTGCGCTGGCTGCGCGTCAACGATCATCTGCCGGCACGTTCCGATCGTTCGTGA
- a CDS encoding SDR family oxidoreductase — protein MRLKDQVAVITGGGQGIGRAYALRFVGEGAKVVVAEINEDNGRKVVDEIKGLGGDALYVKTDVANEDSTKAMAAKAHERFGKIDILLNNAAIFYGLDTQDSSLKYFNKILSVNLTGVWLCTRAVEPYMKRQKKGKIVNQSSTAAFMGNVGAVDTSDPDKPSPPFHYSVAKMGVNGLTKYFAGALGPWGINVNAIAPGLTMTEATKSVVPEEMMSMLVMFTALKKSLQPEDLTGTAVFLASADSDLMTGQVLVVDAGMIMLG, from the coding sequence ATGCGGCTGAAGGATCAAGTGGCAGTCATCACCGGTGGCGGACAGGGGATCGGGCGTGCGTACGCGTTGCGCTTCGTTGGCGAGGGCGCCAAGGTGGTGGTTGCCGAGATCAACGAGGACAACGGCCGCAAGGTCGTCGACGAGATCAAGGGCCTGGGCGGCGACGCGCTATACGTAAAGACCGACGTCGCCAACGAGGACAGCACCAAGGCGATGGCCGCCAAGGCGCACGAGCGCTTCGGTAAGATCGACATCTTGCTGAACAACGCGGCAATCTTCTACGGCCTCGATACGCAGGACTCGTCGTTGAAGTACTTCAACAAGATCCTGTCGGTGAATCTCACCGGCGTGTGGTTGTGTACCCGCGCGGTTGAGCCGTACATGAAGCGGCAGAAGAAGGGCAAGATCGTCAATCAGTCATCGACCGCCGCCTTCATGGGCAACGTCGGCGCGGTCGATACCAGCGACCCCGACAAGCCGTCGCCGCCGTTCCACTACAGCGTGGCGAAGATGGGCGTGAACGGCCTGACCAAGTACTTCGCCGGTGCGCTCGGGCCGTGGGGTATCAACGTCAACGCGATCGCGCCCGGCCTAACGATGACCGAGGCGACGAAGTCGGTGGTACCCGAAGAAATGATGAGCATGCTGGTGATGTTCACCGCGTTGAAGAAGTCATTGCAGCCGGAAGACCTCACCGGTACGGCCGTCTTCCTCGCGTCAGCAGACAGCGATCTCATGACCGGCCAGGTGCTGGTGGTCGATGCCGGCATGATCATGTTGGGGTGA
- the thiC gene encoding phosphomethylpyrimidine synthase ThiC, which produces MLRGQRAPKRLDPMGIGRMITTKVNANIGASPVSSNTTEEVEKLLWAQKYGADTLMDLSTGGNLNECRQAIIDHSTIPIGTVPIYSMIIGRRIEDLSYDLILKEIERQAQQGVDYFTIHAGVLLEHLPLIRNRVTGIVSRGGSLLAKWMITHNKQNPMYELFDEISAIMREYDVTYSLGDGLRPGCLADASDPAQLAELHTMGELVQRARAAGVQAMVEGPGHVPLDQIAFNMQLEQRVCDDAPFYVLGPLVTDVFPGYDHITSAIGATEAARAGAAMLCYVTPKEHVGLPKAQDVKAGCIAYKIAAHAGDIARGINGARQWDDDLSRARAALNWPKQFELAFDGETARALHDEDLEVDTDFCAMCGHDWCSMRISKEIEAFASGKDPNFQPAHKSMRSPGVSEEGHALLEQRGTLPVVDGKHACHSELTADSEVARAVQAEALRPVE; this is translated from the coding sequence ATGTTGCGCGGCCAGCGCGCCCCCAAGCGGCTCGATCCGATGGGCATCGGGCGCATGATCACAACCAAGGTGAACGCGAATATCGGCGCGTCGCCGGTCAGCAGCAACACCACCGAAGAAGTCGAGAAACTGCTGTGGGCGCAGAAGTACGGCGCCGATACACTGATGGACCTGTCCACCGGCGGCAATCTCAACGAATGCCGTCAAGCGATCATCGATCACAGCACGATCCCGATCGGCACCGTGCCGATCTACAGCATGATCATCGGGCGGCGGATCGAGGACCTTTCCTATGACCTCATTCTGAAGGAGATCGAGCGCCAAGCTCAGCAAGGCGTCGACTACTTCACGATCCACGCCGGCGTGCTGCTGGAGCATCTGCCGCTGATCAGAAACCGCGTCACCGGCATCGTGTCGCGCGGCGGCTCGTTGCTGGCGAAGTGGATGATCACCCACAACAAGCAGAACCCGATGTACGAGCTGTTCGACGAGATCAGCGCGATCATGCGCGAGTACGACGTGACGTACTCACTCGGCGACGGGCTGCGTCCCGGTTGCTTGGCTGACGCGTCCGATCCGGCGCAGCTCGCCGAGCTCCACACGATGGGCGAGCTGGTGCAGCGCGCGCGCGCGGCCGGAGTGCAAGCGATGGTCGAAGGGCCCGGGCATGTCCCGCTCGATCAGATCGCGTTCAACATGCAGCTCGAACAGCGCGTCTGCGACGACGCACCGTTTTACGTGCTCGGGCCGCTCGTCACCGACGTGTTTCCCGGCTACGACCATATCACCAGCGCCATCGGCGCGACTGAAGCCGCGCGCGCCGGCGCGGCGATGCTGTGCTACGTCACACCGAAAGAACACGTCGGCCTTCCCAAGGCGCAAGACGTCAAGGCCGGCTGCATCGCCTACAAGATCGCCGCGCATGCCGGCGACATCGCTCGCGGCATCAACGGTGCGCGGCAGTGGGACGACGACCTGTCGCGCGCGCGCGCCGCGTTGAACTGGCCGAAGCAATTCGAGTTGGCCTTCGACGGTGAGACCGCGCGCGCGTTGCACGACGAAGACCTCGAAGTCGACACCGATTTCTGCGCCATGTGCGGCCACGATTGGTGCAGCATGCGCATCTCGAAAGAAATCGAAGCATTTGCCAGCGGCAAGGATCCCAACTTCCAACCAGCGCACAAGTCGATGCGCAGCCCCGGCGTGAGCGAAGAAGGCCACGCGCTACTGGAACAACGCGGCACGCTCCCGGTCGTCGACGGCAAACACGCGTGCCATAGCGAACTGACCGCCGACAGTGAGGTCGCGCGCGCCGTTCAAGCCGAAGCGCTGCGACCGGTCGAGTAA
- a CDS encoding YfhO family protein — MERHTRAALLAGASLLGWSLWCWWRLLAPIQFRSLSIINLDLYNEVVPRLEFAIRSLRAGHLPLWNPYQACGTPFLAIQQHGLFYPLNLPHILLPIGVALSAVAVIHYVIAFWSTFLLARDLGLSVVAAVIGGATFSLGGDMVWRFFGPPHLYAITWLPLQLFLIRRLWRGERLAHSATLLAIVSALQYVGGYPQYSLYAAYMMGSYILCCVITERDFMMMRAIAVLGATTLAAGLSAVQLFPSMELMLDSPRRLGTLSNSFLADVIPPWDVVEGILLHSRPLSGWGRAASIGIGPLLLAITGWRHLPRSDRLFLLALLIGALVFGAVEFPGRLEILSYVPGATWFRQPFRVLVLASLALSLFAAAGADQLLAEISTTAVLRALAPALAVVVAAAAAFVVRGMNPWQQYWRLAWIGAVPAAIIASRWRPATRAALLTIAVASELVLMHQNFMVVPHVEPDFLPHPAQAIDYLHRYQGQWRTYVAQTPSSFANPIRQPPIKLGMSAELYTIADYENLFPAAYAEFGAALQKSVVPEPAQGQVYANADTIDRRLLDLTGARFILASAAAPFLNTPDASYRLLMQEPGFRLYENLQVLPRAFVVHGVESVHSVTEAIQWLRAGHADLKTVAAIEQPFEPMAKNDITGAGEAAAKGATEEAAWFALYKPEYVVIDFEAMQSGFLILTDQFTSGWHARLDGQSAAIYRADGVFRAVQVEAGTHRLEFTYAPLSFRIGVAMSLVSLAVAALVLWRSW, encoded by the coding sequence GTGGAGAGACACACCCGCGCAGCGCTTCTCGCCGGCGCTTCACTGCTAGGTTGGTCGCTGTGGTGCTGGTGGCGGCTGCTCGCCCCCATCCAGTTTCGCAGCCTCAGCATCATCAACCTCGACCTCTACAATGAGGTCGTACCCCGACTCGAATTCGCGATCCGTTCTCTGCGCGCCGGGCACCTGCCATTGTGGAACCCCTATCAAGCATGCGGAACTCCATTTCTCGCAATTCAACAGCACGGATTGTTCTATCCTCTCAACCTCCCGCACATCCTCTTGCCTATCGGTGTCGCGCTCAGCGCCGTTGCGGTTATCCACTACGTCATCGCATTCTGGTCGACGTTCCTCTTGGCGCGTGACCTCGGCCTGTCAGTCGTTGCCGCGGTGATCGGTGGTGCCACCTTCAGTCTCGGTGGCGACATGGTCTGGCGGTTTTTTGGTCCGCCTCACCTTTACGCCATCACCTGGCTGCCGCTGCAACTGTTCCTCATCCGTCGACTCTGGCGAGGCGAGCGGCTCGCCCACAGCGCGACGTTGCTCGCGATCGTGTCCGCGCTGCAATACGTCGGCGGCTACCCGCAGTACAGCCTGTACGCCGCCTACATGATGGGGAGTTACATATTATGCTGCGTCATCACCGAACGAGATTTTATGATGATGCGAGCGATCGCCGTGCTCGGCGCCACCACCTTGGCAGCCGGGTTGAGCGCCGTGCAACTGTTTCCGTCGATGGAGCTGATGCTCGATAGTCCACGCCGACTCGGCACCCTGTCGAACTCGTTCCTCGCGGACGTCATTCCGCCCTGGGACGTGGTCGAAGGAATACTCCTTCACTCCCGCCCCCTGAGCGGTTGGGGGCGAGCGGCCTCGATCGGCATTGGTCCTCTCCTTCTCGCCATCACTGGATGGCGTCACTTGCCCCGATCGGATCGACTCTTCCTGCTCGCGTTGCTCATCGGCGCGCTCGTCTTTGGCGCCGTCGAGTTTCCCGGCCGACTCGAAATCTTGTCCTACGTACCAGGGGCGACTTGGTTCCGTCAGCCCTTTCGCGTCTTGGTCCTGGCCAGCTTGGCCCTCTCGTTGTTCGCCGCCGCGGGTGCGGACCAACTGTTGGCCGAGATCTCGACCACGGCCGTGCTGAGAGCGCTGGCCCCCGCACTCGCCGTCGTCGTCGCAGCGGCCGCGGCCTTCGTGGTCCGGGGTATGAACCCATGGCAACAGTACTGGCGCCTGGCCTGGATCGGCGCAGTACCGGCAGCCATCATTGCGTCGCGGTGGCGGCCCGCGACACGCGCGGCGTTGCTGACCATCGCCGTTGCTTCGGAGCTCGTGCTCATGCACCAGAACTTCATGGTGGTGCCGCACGTGGAACCCGATTTTTTGCCACACCCGGCACAGGCGATTGATTATCTGCACCGCTACCAAGGGCAGTGGCGAACCTATGTTGCGCAGACACCGAGTTCTTTCGCTAATCCGATTCGGCAGCCGCCGATCAAGCTCGGCATGAGTGCCGAACTGTACACGATTGCGGACTACGAGAATCTGTTTCCGGCGGCATACGCAGAATTCGGAGCGGCACTGCAAAAGTCGGTCGTGCCGGAGCCGGCGCAAGGTCAAGTCTATGCCAACGCCGATACGATCGACCGTCGGTTGCTCGACCTCACCGGTGCCCGCTTCATCTTGGCGTCGGCCGCAGCGCCGTTTCTCAACACGCCCGATGCGAGCTATCGCCTCTTGATGCAAGAGCCGGGATTTCGGCTGTACGAAAACCTCCAGGTGCTGCCCCGCGCGTTCGTCGTGCACGGCGTCGAATCTGTCCACAGTGTGACGGAGGCAATCCAGTGGTTGCGCGCCGGACACGCGGATCTCAAAACCGTCGCAGCAATCGAGCAACCCTTCGAACCGATGGCGAAGAACGACATCACAGGAGCGGGCGAAGCGGCGGCCAAAGGAGCGACCGAAGAAGCAGCATGGTTTGCACTCTACAAGCCGGAGTACGTCGTGATCGACTTCGAGGCGATGCAGTCGGGCTTTCTGATCCTCACCGATCAATTCACCTCGGGATGGCACGCCCGTCTCGACGGGCAGTCGGCAGCGATCTACCGCGCCGACGGTGTCTTTCGCGCGGTACAGGTAGAGGCCGGCACTCATCGACTCGAATTCACATACGCGCCACTGTCATTTCGTATCGGTGTGGCGATGTCGCTGGTCTCGCTGGCGGTTGCCGCACTAGTCCTGTGGCGTTCGTGGTAA
- a CDS encoding helix-turn-helix transcriptional regulator, with translation MDDVVRTLTVRQRHVVGFLARGWTNHQVAQQCGMGIKTVKTHLTAIYRRFGMVRRAELQAALRRSRLLARDTRKVSPPAPRPTVKDRTNLRLSDLMRRPKRGGSHA, from the coding sequence ATGGACGACGTGGTGCGTACGCTGACCGTGCGACAGCGACACGTCGTGGGCTTCCTGGCCAGAGGCTGGACCAATCATCAAGTAGCCCAGCAATGCGGTATGGGGATCAAGACCGTCAAGACGCACCTCACCGCCATCTACCGTCGGTTCGGCATGGTGCGTCGTGCGGAGTTGCAGGCGGCCCTCCGCCGCTCTCGTTTGCTTGCGCGCGACACTCGCAAGGTCTCCCCTCCGGCTCCGCGTCCGACTGTGAAGGACCGCACAAATCTGCGACTCAGTGATCTCATGCGCCGACCAAAACGGGGAGGATCCCATGCTTGA
- a CDS encoding thiolase family protein yields the protein MMMRPQPVAIVGIGYSEFARSLEADGHELAIAACDEAIRDAGLTPNDVDGVATYLGAYEHAELSQVIPGVGLNEERLKLREDLMALAPAAMTSIHTAVEAIRSGQCQTVLTYKANKWKRGVPPGAANNAPLVGGIQQFTVPYGHSMTAQWLALWAQRHFYEYGTTCEHLGKLVVNTRKHAGLNPRATLRTPLTLDDYYRSPWISEPFRKLDCDFPIDGAGALVITTLERARDLKQQPIYILGCARRDGTMEEWEMWPDLTTMASKEVSDHVWAESGLSPQDVDVAELYDGFSFLGLCWLEDAGFCKKGEGGPFIASGAIELGGSLPTNTHGGNLSEGRSHGVGAILEAVQQLRGACGARQVHDAKIAFAANGGGPIAGAMVLAKDLP from the coding sequence ATGATGATGCGTCCGCAACCCGTCGCCATCGTCGGCATCGGCTATTCCGAGTTTGCTCGGTCGTTGGAAGCTGATGGCCACGAGCTGGCGATTGCCGCGTGCGATGAAGCGATCCGTGATGCCGGCCTGACTCCGAACGACGTCGACGGCGTTGCGACCTATCTCGGTGCCTACGAACACGCTGAGCTGTCGCAAGTCATCCCCGGCGTCGGGTTGAACGAAGAGCGACTCAAACTGCGCGAAGATCTGATGGCGCTGGCGCCAGCGGCGATGACGAGCATTCACACCGCCGTCGAAGCGATTCGCAGCGGTCAGTGCCAGACCGTGCTGACCTACAAAGCCAACAAGTGGAAGCGCGGTGTGCCGCCGGGTGCGGCGAACAACGCGCCGCTGGTCGGCGGCATTCAGCAGTTCACTGTGCCGTACGGTCATTCGATGACCGCGCAGTGGCTGGCACTGTGGGCGCAGCGCCACTTCTACGAGTACGGTACTACCTGCGAGCACCTCGGCAAGTTGGTAGTCAACACGCGCAAACACGCCGGCCTCAATCCACGGGCAACGCTGCGCACGCCGCTCACGCTCGACGACTACTATCGCTCGCCGTGGATCAGCGAGCCGTTTCGTAAGCTCGATTGCGACTTCCCCATCGACGGTGCCGGCGCGCTGGTGATCACCACTCTCGAACGTGCGCGCGATCTCAAGCAGCAACCAATTTACATTCTCGGTTGCGCCCGCCGCGACGGCACGATGGAAGAGTGGGAGATGTGGCCGGACTTGACCACGATGGCCTCGAAGGAAGTCTCCGATCACGTCTGGGCGGAGTCGGGGCTGTCACCGCAGGATGTCGACGTCGCCGAACTCTACGACGGCTTTTCCTTCCTCGGGCTGTGTTGGTTGGAGGACGCGGGCTTCTGCAAGAAAGGCGAGGGCGGTCCCTTCATTGCCAGCGGCGCGATCGAACTTGGTGGGTCGCTGCCGACGAACACCCATGGCGGCAATCTCTCCGAAGGGCGCAGCCACGGTGTCGGCGCAATCTTGGAGGCCGTGCAACAACTGCGCGGTGCCTGTGGTGCGCGTCAGGTGCATGATGCGAAGATCGCTTTCGCCGCCAACGGTGGCGGCCCCATCGCCGGTGCGATGGTGTTGGCGAAAGATTTGCCTTAA
- a CDS encoding universal stress protein: protein MLERFKTVLVTTDFSEHGDHAIAHAFRIAADNGCPVVLCHVIETVVTPSPLYAQYYPTDLITPEIRARAEQDATQALLDRVPKAKPLSDVAHSVKLAHGSPAREIVHLGETVGADLIVISTRGHTGLKHIVLGSVVERVIRHAHCAVLVVR, encoded by the coding sequence ATGCTTGAGCGCTTCAAAACCGTACTCGTCACCACCGACTTCTCCGAACACGGCGATCACGCCATCGCGCACGCGTTTCGTATTGCGGCCGACAACGGGTGCCCGGTGGTGTTGTGCCACGTGATCGAGACCGTCGTCACTCCGAGTCCGCTCTACGCGCAGTACTACCCCACTGACCTCATCACCCCGGAGATTCGCGCGCGCGCCGAGCAGGATGCCACGCAGGCGCTGCTCGATCGGGTGCCGAAGGCGAAGCCGTTGAGCGACGTGGCGCACTCGGTGAAATTGGCGCACGGCAGCCCGGCGCGCGAGATCGTCCACCTCGGCGAGACCGTCGGCGCTGATCTCATCGTCATCTCGACGCGCGGCCACACCGGCCTCAAGCACATCGTCCTGGGCAGCGTCGTCGAACGGGTTATCCGCCACGCCCATTGCGCGGTGTTGGTGGTGCGATGA
- a CDS encoding iron-containing redox enzyme family protein: protein MTTSAFKNVIKSRAVESPQDVDTYLQDLDRMIAEVMCTRDRITAAIGAGTAPLPVVTQLAKEYYYLGKWMTPEFATFIANAPDAWSLTMDYSEHYAHWCQNFADEVGYLRDPNHVSMKWEWCQQLGLSAADLDGYAPLPETIAVTFTMLYYVRRSYEEGLAVFGFAGERLAARSGYAKVMYEGLKQHYGMTVKNFEVHAYAEPDHGDKAEALFRKVVSTATVQRRCREAIRNVMMVREARTKALNALLDG from the coding sequence ATGACCACATCGGCATTCAAGAACGTCATCAAGTCGCGCGCCGTCGAATCGCCGCAGGACGTCGACACGTACTTGCAGGATCTCGACCGCATGATCGCGGAGGTCATGTGCACCCGCGACCGGATCACTGCGGCGATCGGCGCCGGCACCGCACCGCTGCCGGTCGTGACCCAACTGGCCAAGGAGTACTACTACCTCGGCAAGTGGATGACGCCGGAGTTTGCGACGTTCATTGCCAATGCCCCCGACGCGTGGTCGCTGACCATGGATTACTCCGAGCACTACGCGCACTGGTGCCAGAACTTCGCCGACGAGGTGGGTTACCTGCGTGATCCCAATCACGTCTCGATGAAATGGGAGTGGTGCCAACAGCTCGGTCTCAGCGCTGCGGATCTCGATGGGTATGCGCCGTTGCCGGAAACCATCGCCGTCACCTTCACCATGCTCTACTACGTGCGCCGCTCGTATGAAGAAGGCCTGGCGGTGTTCGGCTTCGCCGGCGAACGCCTGGCGGCGCGCAGCGGCTACGCCAAGGTGATGTACGAGGGGCTCAAGCAGCACTACGGCATGACCGTCAAGAACTTCGAAGTGCACGCCTATGCCGAACCGGATCACGGCGACAAAGCCGAAGCCTTGTTCCGCAAGGTGGTGAGCACCGCGACGGTGCAGCGTCGCTGCCGCGAAGCCATCCGCAACGTCATGATGGTGCGCGAGGCGCGCACCAAGGCGCTCAACGCGCTGCTGGATGGCTAG